A genomic region of Glycine max cultivar Williams 82 chromosome 15, Glycine_max_v4.0, whole genome shotgun sequence contains the following coding sequences:
- the LOC100806902 gene encoding mitogen-activated protein kinase kinase kinase 1 isoform X1 produces MEAERKRLKPRLERRNAMKNIDYQLKDEDADADADAAYLNQRSFRVKGIDGEFDRILRSLGLSGPEDFAIPAAAWEEARAHKARSSVQPREGGIKGVRPPVLEPPLVTSAWTSQQQTERVPPSDSVSRDDDVAVEAQTEEVSGFADDHGSFDIHNLSPNGSGYFRSWQKGDILGKGSFGTVYEGFTDDGNFFAVKEVSLLDDGSQGKQSLFQLQQEISLLSQFRHDNIVRYLGTDKDDDKLYIFLELVTKGSLASLYQKYRLRDSQVSAYTRQILSGLKYLHDRNVVHRDIKCANILVDANGSVKLADFGLAKATKLNDVKSSKGSPYWMAPEVVNLRNRGYGLAADIWSLGCTVLEMLTRQPPYSHLEGMQALFRIGRGQPPPVPESLSTDARDFILKCLQVNPNKRPTAARLLDHPFVKRPLLSPISPVSPSINLLMS; encoded by the exons ATGGAAGCTGAGCGGAAGCGCTTGAAGCCACGCCTTGAGCGTCGGAACGCTATGAAGAACATCGACTACCAATTGAAGGACGAGGACGCAGACGCAGACGCAGACGCAGCTTATTTGAATCAACGGAGTTTCCGAGTCAAAGGAATCGACGGCGAATTCGACCGCATCCTTCGCAGCCTGGGCCTCTCTGGGCCCGAGGACTTTGCCATCCCTGCTGCAGCCTGGGAAGAAGCCCGGGCCCATAAAGCCCGCAGCAGCGTCCAACCGAGAGAGGGGGGAATAAAGGGTGTTCGGCCTCCCGTTTTGGAACCGCCGTTGGTCACCTCTGCTTGGACCTCCCAACAACAAACGGAGAGGGTTCCACCTTCTGATTCTGTGTCACGTGATGACGATGTTGCTGTCGAAGCTCAAACTGAAGAGGTTTCTGGTTTTGCTGATGACCACGGGTCGTTTGATATTCATAATCTGTCCCCAAATGGAAGTGGGTATTTCCGGTCGTGGCAAAAGGGCGATATCCTAGGAAAAGGCTCCTTTGGAACCGTCTATGAAGGTTTCACCGA TGATGGGAATTTTTTTGCTGTAAAGGAGGTGTCTTTGCTGGATGACGGAAGCCAGGGCAAACAGAGCCTTTTCCAACTTCAGCAG GAAATATCTCTTTTGAGTCAGTTCCGACACGACAACATAGTCCGATATCTTGGCACTGACAAG GATGATGATAAGCTGTATATCTTCCTCGAGCTTGTAACAAAAGGATCATTGGCAAGTCTCTATCAAAAGTACCGTTTAAGGGACTCTCAAGTTTCTGCATACACACGACAGATTTTAAGTGGCTTGAAGTATCTTCATGATCGTAATGTGGTTCACAG ggACATCAAGTGTGCCAATATATTGGTTGATGCCAATGGGTCCGTCAAGCTTGCAGATTTTGGATTGGCAAAG GCAACCAAGTTGAATGATGTTAAATCAAGTAAAGGCTCCCCGTACTGGATGGCCCCTGAG GTTGTTAACTTGAGGAACCGTGGATATGGACTAGCAGCTGATATATGGAGCTTGGGATGTACAGTTTTAGAGATGTTGACACGGCAACCTCCTTACTCTCACTTGGAAGGA ATGCAAGCGTTATTTCGGATTGGCAGGGGTCAACCTCCACCTGTTCCAGAATCTTTGTCCACTGATGCCCGAGATTTCATTCTTAAATGCTTACAAGTTAACCCAAACAAACGGCCAACTGCTGCCCGGCTATTGGACCATCCATTTGTAAAGAGACCACTTCTATCTCCCATAAGTCCTGTTTCTCCAAGTATTAATCTTTTAATGTCGTAA
- the LOC100807434 gene encoding uncharacterized protein: MTTPRGNHHPQPNGERRRQWPPAHPAAAAAAAPEAAETATATAAGGHSYNGYRQYHPRTPGRSSSSSASFKGCCCCLFLLFSFLALLVLAVVLVIILAVKPKKPQFDLEQVGVQYMGITPNPPSTASLSLTIRLLFAATNPNKVGIRYGQSSFTVMYRGIPLGKATVPGFFQQPHSTRQVIATIAVDRVNLLQADAADLIRDASLSDRVDLRVLGDVAAKIRVINFDSPGVQVSVDCAIVISPRKQSLTYKQCGFDGLTV; the protein is encoded by the exons ATGACCACCCCAAGAGGAAACCACCACCCGCAGCCTAACGGTGAGCGAAGAAGACAATGGCCACCGGCACATCCAGCAGCGGCAGCGGCAGCGGCTCCGGAAGCGGCAGAGACAGCGACAGCAACAGCAGCAGGCGGACATTCTTACAATGGGTACCGACAGTACCACCCAAGAACGCCGGGTCGTTCGTCGTCGTCGTCGGCATCGTTCAAAGGGTGCTGTTGCTGCCTCTTCCTTCTATTCTCGTTCCTGGCGCTGCTGGTGCTAGCGGTGGTGCTGGTAATAATCCTAGCGGTGAAGCCGAAGAAGCCACAGTTCGATCTGGAGCAAGTGGGGGTGCAGTACATGGGCATCACACCCAATCCCCCCTCCACCGCTTCCCTCTCCCTCACTATTCGCCTCCTCTTCGCCGCCACCAACCCCAACAAGGTCGGGATCAGGTACGGCCAGTCCAGCTTCACCGTCATGTACCGCGGCATCCCATTGGGAAAAGCCACCGTCCCCGGCTTCTTCCAACAGCCTCACAGCACCCGACAGGTCATCGCCACCATCGCCGTCGATCGCGTCAATTTGCTTCAGGCCGACGCCGCCGATTTGATCCGAGACGCCTCCCTCAGCGACCGAGTCGACCTCAGAGTCTTGGGCGACGTTGCTGCCAAGATCCGCGTCATCAACTTCGATTCTCCAGGTGTTCAG GTCTCGGTGGATTGTGCTATTGTGATCAGTCCAAGAAAGCAATCTCTGACTTACAAGCAGTGTGGGTTCGATGGATTGACTGTTTGA
- the LOC100801229 gene encoding pinin isoform X1, with amino-acid sequence MGSTAVEKTEEELRNEIDELLRQQREITERLRDPRGLRRGSLAGPALPSNGARQRPFIRPVTGDRNDSEDQPPAKRRLSSAVVKVDDGELPEDAGAGQDGKTKDSANEAVNGTAAVVQNDSNPFNSHQTVWSKRDNNQRTSKASDIPTTEHVPRVLPKNEDPSLVNRNKRMLGQLLGTLEKFRKEDKQLSGTEAYMRRSSSLQRAEQRAREESERLRKEEREQIAEKRRRDLTLRARVAAKTEEKKLELLFLQWTEHHKRLSNFIRTKAEPPIYYLPNKPLDEDPTLLEKSKEEAFLEWKNARREEVSEYQKQIGEQYLANVEKELERWQNARNARKVNNDQNLQETMDKELDTHRLEHGPKKRKIPDENNNDDDDDVEDINVGEDDMMDDELDDDSSRRIDETTKTEAGSASSDPAADADNAGGK; translated from the exons ATGGGGAGCACGGCGGTGGAGAAGACGGAGGAAGAACTCCGCAACGAGATCGATGAGCTTCTTCGCCAACAGCGCGag ATTACGGAGAGGCTTCGAGATCCTCGAGGTCTTCGCAGAGGTTCCTTGGCGGGTCCTGCTCTCCCCTCTAACGGTGCTCGCCAACGACCCTTTATTCGTCCTGTTACT gGAGACAGGAATGATTCTGAAGATCAACCTCCTGCTAAACGTCGACTTTCATCTGCTGTCGTTAAG GTGGATGATGGGGAGTTGCCTGAAGATGCTGGTGCAGGACAGGATGGGAAGACAAAGGATTCAGCGAACGAAGCTGTCAATGGGACTGCTGCAGTGGTCCAGAATGATAGCAACCCTTTCAATTCTCACCAAACTGTATGGTCTAAGAGAGATAACAATCAAAGAACTTCAAAG GCTTCTGACATTCCTACTACGGAACATGTTCCAAGGGTATTGCCAAAGAACGAGGATCCAAGTTTGGTTAATAGGAACAAAAGAATGTTGGGCCAGCTTTTGGGAACTCTCGAG AAATTCAGAAAGGAAGACAAGCAACTCTCAGGAACAGAGGCATATATGCGAAGATCTAGTTCCTTGCAAAGA GCTGAGCAAAGGGCACGTGAAGAAAGTGAAAGGCTCAGGAAAGAAGAGCGTGAACAGATTGCTGAAAAACGAAGGAGAGACTTG ACTCTTAGGGCTCGTGTGGCTGCTaagacagaagaaaagaaattggaGCTGCTGTTTCTTCAGTGGACTGAGCATCATAAAAGACTAAGCAATTTTATAAG GACTAAAGCAGAACCTCCAATCTACTATTTGCCTAACAAGCCCTTGGATGAAGATCCTACATTACTTGAGAAGAGCAAAGAAGAG GCTTTTCTAGAATGGAAGAATGCAAGAAGAGAGGAAGTGTCCGAGTATCAGAAACAGATTGGGGAGCAGTATCTTGCCAATGTTGAGAAGGAATTGGAGAGATGGCAGAATGCAAGGAACGCAAGGAAAGTTAACAATGACCAGAATTTACAGGAGACAATGGACAAAGAGTTGGATACTCATAGGCTGGAGCATGGTCCCAAGAAAAGAAAGATCCCTGACGAAAACAATAATGACGACGATGATGATGTGGAAGATATAAATGTGGGAGAGGATGACATGATGGATGATGAATTAGACGATGATTCTAGTAGGAGGATTGATGAAACAACCAAGACGGAAGCAGGTAGTGCCAGTTCAGATCCTGCAGCTGATGCTGATAATGCGGGAGGGAAGTGA
- the LOC100806902 gene encoding mitogen-activated protein kinase kinase kinase 1 isoform X2 encodes MEAERKRLKPRLERRNAMKNIDYQLKDEDADADADAAYLNQRSFRVKGIDGEFDRILRSLGLSGPEDFAIPAAAWEEARAHKARSSVQPREGGIKGVRPPVLEPPLVTSAWTSQQQTERVPPSDSVSRDDDVAVEAQTEEVSGFADDHGSFDIHNLSPNGSGYFRSWQKGDILGKGSFGTVYEGFTDDGNFFAVKEVSLLDDGSQGKQSLFQLQQEISLLSQFRHDNIVRYLGTDKDDDKLYIFLELVTKGSLASLYQKYRLRDSQVSAYTRQILSGLKYLHDRNVVHRDIKCANILVDANGSVKLADFGLAKATKLNDVKSSKGSPYWMAPEVVNLRNRGYGLAADIWSLGCTVLEMLTRQPPYSHLEGDFWFTWLLTSQTIKCKRYFGLAGVNLHLFQNLCPLMPEISFLNAYKLTQTNGQLLPGYWTIHL; translated from the exons ATGGAAGCTGAGCGGAAGCGCTTGAAGCCACGCCTTGAGCGTCGGAACGCTATGAAGAACATCGACTACCAATTGAAGGACGAGGACGCAGACGCAGACGCAGACGCAGCTTATTTGAATCAACGGAGTTTCCGAGTCAAAGGAATCGACGGCGAATTCGACCGCATCCTTCGCAGCCTGGGCCTCTCTGGGCCCGAGGACTTTGCCATCCCTGCTGCAGCCTGGGAAGAAGCCCGGGCCCATAAAGCCCGCAGCAGCGTCCAACCGAGAGAGGGGGGAATAAAGGGTGTTCGGCCTCCCGTTTTGGAACCGCCGTTGGTCACCTCTGCTTGGACCTCCCAACAACAAACGGAGAGGGTTCCACCTTCTGATTCTGTGTCACGTGATGACGATGTTGCTGTCGAAGCTCAAACTGAAGAGGTTTCTGGTTTTGCTGATGACCACGGGTCGTTTGATATTCATAATCTGTCCCCAAATGGAAGTGGGTATTTCCGGTCGTGGCAAAAGGGCGATATCCTAGGAAAAGGCTCCTTTGGAACCGTCTATGAAGGTTTCACCGA TGATGGGAATTTTTTTGCTGTAAAGGAGGTGTCTTTGCTGGATGACGGAAGCCAGGGCAAACAGAGCCTTTTCCAACTTCAGCAG GAAATATCTCTTTTGAGTCAGTTCCGACACGACAACATAGTCCGATATCTTGGCACTGACAAG GATGATGATAAGCTGTATATCTTCCTCGAGCTTGTAACAAAAGGATCATTGGCAAGTCTCTATCAAAAGTACCGTTTAAGGGACTCTCAAGTTTCTGCATACACACGACAGATTTTAAGTGGCTTGAAGTATCTTCATGATCGTAATGTGGTTCACAG ggACATCAAGTGTGCCAATATATTGGTTGATGCCAATGGGTCCGTCAAGCTTGCAGATTTTGGATTGGCAAAG GCAACCAAGTTGAATGATGTTAAATCAAGTAAAGGCTCCCCGTACTGGATGGCCCCTGAG GTTGTTAACTTGAGGAACCGTGGATATGGACTAGCAGCTGATATATGGAGCTTGGGATGTACAGTTTTAGAGATGTTGACACGGCAACCTCCTTACTCTCACTTGGAAGGA GATTTTTGGTTTACTTGGCTTCTCACCTCACAAACAATCAA ATGCAAGCGTTATTTCGGATTGGCAGGGGTCAACCTCCACCTGTTCCAGAATCTTTGTCCACTGATGCCCGAGATTTCATTCTTAAATGCTTACAAGTTAACCCAAACAAACGGCCAACTGCTGCCCGGCTATTGGACCATCCATTTGTAA
- the LOC100801229 gene encoding pinin isoform X2 → MSFFANSARLRRGFEILEVFAEVPWRVLLSPLTVLANDPLFVLLLNDSEDQPPAKRRLSSAVVKVDDGELPEDAGAGQDGKTKDSANEAVNGTAAVVQNDSNPFNSHQTVWSKRDNNQRTSKASDIPTTEHVPRVLPKNEDPSLVNRNKRMLGQLLGTLEKFRKEDKQLSGTEAYMRRSSSLQRAEQRAREESERLRKEEREQIAEKRRRDLTLRARVAAKTEEKKLELLFLQWTEHHKRLSNFIRTKAEPPIYYLPNKPLDEDPTLLEKSKEEAFLEWKNARREEVSEYQKQIGEQYLANVEKELERWQNARNARKVNNDQNLQETMDKELDTHRLEHGPKKRKIPDENNNDDDDDVEDINVGEDDMMDDELDDDSSRRIDETTKTEAGSASSDPAADADNAGGK, encoded by the exons ATGAGCTTCTTCGCCAACAGCGCGag ATTACGGAGAGGCTTCGAGATCCTCGAGGTCTTCGCAGAGGTTCCTTGGCGGGTCCTGCTCTCCCCTCTAACGGTGCTCGCCAACGACCCTTTATTCGTCCTGTTACT GAATGATTCTGAAGATCAACCTCCTGCTAAACGTCGACTTTCATCTGCTGTCGTTAAG GTGGATGATGGGGAGTTGCCTGAAGATGCTGGTGCAGGACAGGATGGGAAGACAAAGGATTCAGCGAACGAAGCTGTCAATGGGACTGCTGCAGTGGTCCAGAATGATAGCAACCCTTTCAATTCTCACCAAACTGTATGGTCTAAGAGAGATAACAATCAAAGAACTTCAAAG GCTTCTGACATTCCTACTACGGAACATGTTCCAAGGGTATTGCCAAAGAACGAGGATCCAAGTTTGGTTAATAGGAACAAAAGAATGTTGGGCCAGCTTTTGGGAACTCTCGAG AAATTCAGAAAGGAAGACAAGCAACTCTCAGGAACAGAGGCATATATGCGAAGATCTAGTTCCTTGCAAAGA GCTGAGCAAAGGGCACGTGAAGAAAGTGAAAGGCTCAGGAAAGAAGAGCGTGAACAGATTGCTGAAAAACGAAGGAGAGACTTG ACTCTTAGGGCTCGTGTGGCTGCTaagacagaagaaaagaaattggaGCTGCTGTTTCTTCAGTGGACTGAGCATCATAAAAGACTAAGCAATTTTATAAG GACTAAAGCAGAACCTCCAATCTACTATTTGCCTAACAAGCCCTTGGATGAAGATCCTACATTACTTGAGAAGAGCAAAGAAGAG GCTTTTCTAGAATGGAAGAATGCAAGAAGAGAGGAAGTGTCCGAGTATCAGAAACAGATTGGGGAGCAGTATCTTGCCAATGTTGAGAAGGAATTGGAGAGATGGCAGAATGCAAGGAACGCAAGGAAAGTTAACAATGACCAGAATTTACAGGAGACAATGGACAAAGAGTTGGATACTCATAGGCTGGAGCATGGTCCCAAGAAAAGAAAGATCCCTGACGAAAACAATAATGACGACGATGATGATGTGGAAGATATAAATGTGGGAGAGGATGACATGATGGATGATGAATTAGACGATGATTCTAGTAGGAGGATTGATGAAACAACCAAGACGGAAGCAGGTAGTGCCAGTTCAGATCCTGCAGCTGATGCTGATAATGCGGGAGGGAAGTGA